The stretch of DNA CATGAGCACACTGCACACAAACAGGCTGGACTGCGCCACGTAGAGGGGGATGCGTAAAGCTGCCGTGCTCTGCTGGCGTTCAAAGCCCCAACGGATGAGGCTGAAGCTCCAAATGGCAAACACGATCGCCATGAGAAGTGAGATAAGTGTGGCCACAAAACGCATACGCGCTTTGGTCGATTCGTTTTGAGTGATGACCTGAATAAAATCGCCGCTGAGGTGGGTGCGGTCACGCGAGGCGAGCGCCGCGCCGAGCATGTAAAGCCACATGACGCTAGTGAGTACGACTTCTTCAAGGCCCAACAACGGCTGGCCGAGCAGTTCGCGCGAGACGATGCCGCTGACCATGAGCACAGCCACGGCGAGCGACAGCACGACGACCAGCGGCTTGAGTACTCGTGCGACGAACGGGTCGAGGCGTTTGATCAGAGCGAGCAACGCGTGCATGTCTTACTCCGGCACCGACGCGTTATCACGCACGGTTTGCATGATGGCAGGACCTAAAAACGTTTCCGCTTGCGGCCACACTTTGTCGCGCACCGTGCGCACCCAACTCTGCATTTCAGCGGTATTGGGCACAAAATACGCCATGCCGTTCGCCTGGGCAGTGGCGATCCATTTGTCGTCTTCGGTTTTGGCGTCAGCAAACTGCTTGCGAATCACGATGTCGGCGGTGTCTTCAAAGATCTGCTTGTCCGCGTCGCTCAGGTTTAACCACACCTCATTGTTCATCACAAGCGCCGCCGCCGAGAAGTTGTGTTTGGTGTGCACGAAGTAGTCGAGCAGATCGCCAAAGTACTCATAGTCCCAATAGATCACATTGCTCGAGTCACCATCAACAACGCCAGTCTGTAGCGAGGTGTACACCTCAGACCAGTCGATGGGCACGGCGTCAAAGCCCATTGCCGAAATGGTTTGTGGTAACGGAAAAATTGTTTGCGAACGCAGTTTTATTCCTGCCGTGTTATCGATGCTGGTCGTGTAGCGGCCCTTGGTGGCGATGCCACCAAATCCTTCTGGATAAGGGCCAAAATATTTAAGACCGTTCTCGGCATAGACACCGGCGACAACTTGAGTGAGCCAACCGTCACGTGCGTAGGCGGCCAGCGCATCGTCCCAACCGATCGTGAGATAGGGTAAAAAACTCACGCCCATACGTTGGTCGTACGCCGTTTGCGGCCAGGCGAGCACCATGTGCAGATTGCCTTTCAGCAGTTGGTCAAAAATCTCCTGCTGGCCACCCAGCTCATTTTGATAAAAGACGTTGATCGAAAGGCGGCCCTGCGAGCGCTCATCGACGAGTTTCGCCCAAAGGCGCATCGATGTGCCCTGCGGCGAATCGTAGTCGCCTGACACCACCACAAGATGGAAGCGTTGTGTCTCGTCGGCCGCCATGGCGCCATACGAGAACAGCCAAACAAGAAGGATCAGGCCGTAACGGTTCATAGGGATTCCCTGTTCTGGCGCGAGTACGACGCGGTGGGCGCCGCCAGCAGCCAACTAAAAATATAGCGTGTTGACACCCTTACACGTCGGGCTGTTCGTGACCCCATGCGACGATTCCGGGTACACTTGCGACATGACGAATTTATTTCTCGATTTACCGCCGCGTGATCTGCTGCGTGTGATTCATAACCATCTCAATCAGCGTTTTTTTGCCGACAGCAAGGCCGCGTCGAAGCGGCTGTTTAAATCGCTTGCGCATGGCACCGAGGCGCCGTTTATTGCCATCTCGACCGAAGAGTCGGGCGACATTCGAAGCGTCCTGCGTCTCGACATGACGGCGGTGTCGGGCAAGTTTAACTTTCGTTTGTTCCGCGAAGCACTCGCGGCGCATCTTTATCGCATCGACCAGGCGCTTGCTGACCAGAATGACGCCACGGCTGACTCTGCAAACGTTTACGTCGATCAAGATGATTCCAGCCGTCTGGTGTTCAATTTGCCGGGCGTTACCGACAGCAATGGCCATATCAACGCGCTGGTGTCCGGTGTCGAGGTCACGGAGCCCGGATCGTTTGTGGTAAAGCTCGTGTTTTTGCCCGTCGAGCAGGACGCGCCGCGCAGTGATTGATACCGGTTGGGCAACTAGGCGGTCACCGCCTCAAGCGCGCGGCGGTAATAACGCAGCCCCCAAAACACCACAACGGCGGTGGCCGGGTACACGATCCCGGCGACTGTGCTGAGCGACAGATTCAACAGCATGTCGTCGCGGTAGACGAAATTGGTGAAACCGGCGATTAGGCTGCCCCCGAGCGCAAGACCAAACAGGTTGGCCATAAACAGCAGGAGCGCGCTCATTTGCGCGCGCATGCGGTTAGGGCTGATGGCCATCAGTGCGGCGAGCGAAATGCCAAAGTAGGTGTAGTGCACGAATGAGGTAAACCACAGAAGCGCAATCGCCGTCGAGGCATCGGGCACGAGCGTCGCAAGGGGGGCAGGCAGTATCAACAGCGCCGCCGCTAGTCCCACTACGCGCAGATTGGCATCCACGTAGCCGCGCTTGCGCACCCACGTCGCCGCCAGCGCGCCAAACAAGGCCCCTGGGGTGCCGGCAAAAATCGACATCAGGCCCAGCTGCGTGCCGGCTTCGGTGAGCGGCATGTTGTGCGTGCGCTGAAGAAAGGACGGAAACCAGTTGGCGTGTCCGTAACCGATCATGCTCATCAGCGACACGGCAGCAAATATAGCGGTGAACGCCTGCCAGTGTGTTCCAAGGTAGGCTCGAATTTCACTCAGCGGAATGGAGTCGCTGCCCTGTTGCGTGAGCGTGGTTTGCTGGCGCGCCGGTTCTTTTAGAAGCGCAATGGCAATGGACAACGCGACGCCCGGCAAGCCGACGGCAATAAATGTGAGTTGCCAGGCTTCAAAGCCTTGTAGCATTTCGGGCAACGTCGCCGTTGAAAAATACTCGAACACATGCCCGCCGATCATGTAGGCCAGTCCGCCTCCAAGCGTGATGCCCATGGCATAAATCGACGTCGCCCAGCGCAGTTTGCCGGGCTCGAAGTAGTCGGATAACAACGAGTAGGCCGGCGGTGACAGCGCCGCTTCGCCAACCCCAACGCCCACGCGCGCAAAGAACAAGCCAATAAAGTTCTTGGCAAACCCGCATAGGCAGGTCATGAGCGACCAAAACATCACGCCCGCGGCGACAATTCCAACGCGCTTATGCGAATCGGCGTAGCGTCCAATCGGCAAACCAAGGCCGATGTACAACAGCGTGAACGCAAAGCCATGCAGTAACGAAAATTCGAAATCGCTGATGTTGAACGATTCGCGAATGGGCATCACGAGCATCGCCATAATGTTGCGATCAATGAACGAGAGGATGTAGGCCAGCAGCAATAAGGCAAGCGCGGTGTTGGCTTGTCGGGCCGGTGGATAGGGAATTGAAGAGGCGCGGTCGGTCATACCTCAATGTAACAAAAAAAGCCCTCCGAAGAGGGCTTTTTGTCGAGCGGTTAACACGTCGAATCGGCTAGCTTGCCGCCTTGCGATCCTGCGCTTCTTTGATGACCGCTTCGGCCACATTCGCCGGACAGGCTGAGTAGTGCGAGAACTCCATCGAGAACTGCCCACGGCCCGAAGTCAGGGTACGCAGATGACCGATGTAGCCAAACATCTCACTCAACGGTGCTTCTGCCTTAACACGTACGCCGGTGACGCCGGTGTCCTGCGCCTTAATCATGCCGCGACGACGGTTGAGGTCGCCGATAACATCCCCTACATGATCGTCGGGCGTAAACACGTCGACTTTCATAATCGGCTCAAGCAGCTGTGGTGATGCTTTTGGCACGGTCTGGCGGTAAGCGGCTTTGGTGGCCAACTCAAAGGCCATCGCTGAGGAGTCTACCGCGTGGAACGCGCCGTCCATCAACGTCACTTTGACATCGAGCAGTGGATAGCCGGCGAGGGTGCCTTCTTCCATGCTGGCCCCAAACGCTTTTTCGATCGCCGACCAGTATTCACGAGGTACGTTACCGCCGGTGACTTTCGATTCGAATTCGTAGCCACTGTTGGTTTCACCTGGCTCAATCACGTAGTCGATTTTCGCGAATTGACCCGAACCACCCGTCTGTTTCTTGTGGGTGTAGGAATCTTCGACCAGTTGAGTAATGGTTTCGCGGTAAGCGACCTGCGGCTTACCAACTTCCACCTCAACACCGTGTGTACGCTTGAGGATGTCGACCTTGATATCCAGGTGCAGCTCACCCATTCCGGCGAGAATCGTTTCGCCCGATTCTTCATCGGTGCTCACGCGGAACGATGGGTCTTCCTGAATCATCTTGTTGAGCGCCACACCCATCTTCTCAGTGCCCGCCTTGTCTTTAGGACTAATGGCGATTGAGATCACCGGGTCTGGGAACACCATTGGCTCCAGCGTAGCCGGATCGTTAGGGTCGCACAGGGTGTGACCAGTGCGGGTGTTTTTCATACCCAACAGCGCGATGATGTCGCCGGCCTGTGCTGAATCACGCTCTTCGCGCGAGTCAGCGTGCATTTCGACGATTCGTCCGATCCGCTCGGTTTTACCAGTATAGGTATTGAGCACTGTATCGCCTTTTTTCAGCGTGCCCGAATAAATGCGCGTGAAGGTCAGCGCGCCGTAGCGGTCATCCATAATTTTGAATGCCAGCGCGCGCAGTGGACCGCCAGCATCGACAATCGCCTTGCCGCCGGTTTCATTACCCTCCAGGTCCACCTCAGGCTGTGGATCGACTTCCATCGGGTTAGGCAGGTAGTCGACAACGGCATTCAGCACCAGCTGCACGCCTTTGTTTTTGAATGCCGAACCGCAGTAGGTCGGGAAAAAGTCCAGAGCGATGGTGCCTTTACGAATGCATTTCTGCAGGTCTTCCACAGACGGCTCTTCGCCCTCGAGGTATTTTTCCATGAGGTCGTCGTCCTGCTCGAGCGCGGTCTCGACCAGCATCTCGCGATACTCTTCGACTTTGTCCGCATAGTCAGCCGGTACGTCAGTGACTTCGTATTTGGTCGGATCGCCTGAATTGTCCCAGGTCCACGCTTTGCGCGTGAGTAGATCAATGACGCCCACAAAGTCGTCTTCGATACCCATCGGCAGCACCATAACGAGTGGCTTTGCGCCCAACACGTCGCGCACCTGATCGACCACGCGATAGAAATCCGCGCCCATGCGATCGAGCTTGTTCACAAAGATGATGCGAGCGACTTCAGACTCGTTGGCATAGCGCCAGTTGGTTTCAGACTGAGGCTCCACGCCGCCTGAACCACAGAACACGCCCACCCCACCGTCGAGCACCTTCAATGAGCGGTACACTTCGATCGTGAAGTCCACGTGTCCAGGGGTGTCGATGATGTTGAGGCGGTGCCCGTCCCATTCGCAGGTCGTAGCAGCGGACTGAATGGTGATGCCGCGCTCTTGCTCCTGGTCCATGAAGTCAGTGGTTGCTGCGCCGTCGTGAACCTCACCGATTTTGTGAATCTTGCCGGTTAATTTCAAAATCCGCTCAGTGGTGGTGGTTTTGCCTGCATCCACGTGGGCGAAAATGCCAATGTTGCGGTATTTGGTAAGGTCAGTCATGACGGTTCTCTTCGTTTTCAGTAAATGTGTGTTTTCGTGCGTTTTGCTGGGCCTTTTGTTTCGTCCAGCGTAAAAAGCCCATCTGCGGAAGTGGGACCCGCGGATGAGCTTAGATTTTGCGAAACGAGATGATTAACCTTTTGATTTATAAGAGTTAATCAAATAGCCGTTCCGAACTTTGCGCGCATGATAGCAGGGTCCGCCAAAGGCCGCCACCCAAACCGTTTAAACGCGCCAAATCAAGCCGATTAAATGTGTCCTCGCGCGCCGGAATTCAAGGGCGACGTGGTCGCGCTCGATGGCGTGAAATCATCGCGCGGCTGAACCAAAACGTGCCCTCGATGCTCTGACGTTAAGATGGGAAACGGCCGCGCATCACCGTATAATTGTCGCGCCGCACAAGCCCGATATGAGCATGGCTTTGGGCGCGTGACTCAGCTCCTCGGAGCCCACTACAGGACGTCATTATTATGAGCAGTATTTGCCGGGGCACTGGACGCCACCTCGATCGTATCCATCGATGTGTGGCCGCATTGATGTTGGGCCTAAGCCCGGTGTCAATGACCGTTGCGCAAGAGGCCACTACCGTCAATGTCGCGACGCTTGCGGATGTGCAGGTTGCGCAACGCCAATTTGCGCCGGCCGATGTGATCGCGGCCAACCGCGCCATCGTCGCTGCCGAGGTGGCCGCCAATATCGACTCGGTGGCGGCAGAAGTTGGGCAGCGTGTCAAAAAAGGCGACGTGCTGGCACAGCTTGATCAGCGCGACTATCAACTCGCGCTCGAACAAGCCGAGGCGCAGCTGGCGTCGACCAATGCGCAAATCGACCAGGCCAATCTTCGTCTAAAACGGGCGCAGAAGTTATCGGGTAACCAATATATTTCCGCCGACGACCTGCTCGCACGCGAAACGGATGTTGTGGTGCTCACGGCCAACCGCGCCGCGAATAATGTCGCCATTCGCATTGCCAAAAACAATTTGGACAAAACGCAAATCCGTGCACCGTTTGATTCGGTTGTGGTGGCGCGACCGGCACAAGTGGGCAGCTACGTAACCCCCGCCGCCCCCATGTTTGAATTGGTGCAACTCGATAGTGCGGAGGTCGAGGCACGCGTGGCCAGTAATCTGGTGGCGGGCATCGAGTCGGCCACAGCGCTGCGCTTTGAGCGCAATGGTGAATTCTGGCCGGTGAGATTGCTGCGTGTGAGTCCCGTCGTGGCGTCTGAGTCCGGCGCACAAATCGTGCGCTTGGCATTTGCGCAACAAGCCGCCGCGGTGGGAAGCAGCGGTCGATTCAGTTGGCAAGATGCCGGTGGGCTGGTGCCCACCGACTTGTTGGTCAAACGAAACGGCGAACTTGGCGTGTTTATTGCCGAAGGTGACCGAGCGCGTTTTTATGCGGTGGCCGGTGCACAGGAGGGCCGCCCCGCGGCCGTTGGGCTCGATCCGTCTACAACGATCGTGACGGTCGGCCGCTTCAAACTGCAGGATGGCCAATTACTGAATATCGTCGGTCAATAGGATTCACGGCCGTGCTGAGAAACCTCCTTACCCATCATCCGCTGGTCAATATTCTCTTTCTGGTTGTGCTGATTTTCGGCGCGTTGTCCTTTGTGCAAATGCCCCGCGAGAACGATCCCGACGTCAATTTTAACTGGATAATTATCAACACCGTGTTGCCGGGCTCGTCGGCCAAAGACGTCGAGGAACTGGTCACTGCGCCGCTGGAAGATGCACTGAGCGGCATTAAGGACATCAAATTTGTGTCGAGCAATTCGCAGCAAGATAGCTCGACGATGCTGGTGCGCTTTAATGAAATGCCGCGCGATGAGTTTTTAGTGCGTTTTGCTGATTTGCGTCGCGACGTACAAAACAAAGCGCGAGCTGAGCTTCCCGATGAAGCGGAAGATCCGTTTATTACGGAGATTTCCACTTCGAGTGGTTTCCCGACAGCCATTGTCGTGGTGGCCGGTCAGGCGCAGGACGAAACGTTGCGCGAAATTGCGCGCACCATGGAGCAGGACCTCGAGCGCTTGAAAGGCGTCGACAATGTGTCGAGCATCGGTCTGCACCCACCTGAACTGCAGGTCAATCTCGATTTATCGGCGATTGCCGCACGCGGATTGACCGCTACGGCGATCAGCGACAGTTTGCGCAGCGCTTATCGTGATACATCGGCGGGCGAACTGTCGGTCGCGGGTGCGCAATGGCTTGTGCGGGTCGACGAAGCGGAGCCCGATCCGGAAAAGTTGGCGCAATTTCAGTTGCGCACCCCCGATGGCGGCCAGGTCGCGTTGGGGCAGGTCGCCAGTGTTGAGCGGGTGCGTAAAAAGGCCGCCACCAAAGTGACGTTTGAAGGCAGCCCGGCCGTGTCGTTGGCCGTGATTAAACAAAAGTACGTCAACACATTGGAGTTGGTTGATCGCATCAACGCGTATGTCGATGAGAAAAACACCCAATACGCCGATCGTGGTATTCACGTGTCGTTGGCGGACGACCAAACCGTGCAGACACGTAACGCGCTGAACGTCATGGGTCGGAACGCGGTGCTCGGTTTGTTCCTGGTGCTTATCGTGTGCTGGCTGTTTCTCGGGATACGCATTGCCACTATGGTTACGCTCGGTATCGCCTTTTCCATTGCCGGTACGCTATGGATGCTCAATGTCACGGGCAATACGCTGAATGTCATGGTGCTGCTGGGTATCGTGATTGTACTTGGGATGCTGGTGGACGATGCCGTGGTTGTGGTGGAGGCGGTGTACTATCGACTGCAGCGTGGCGTACCGGGTGTCGAGGCGGCGATCGGCGCGTTGCGCGAAGTGGGCAAGCCCGTGCTGTCAGCGGTCGCGACGACTTCGGCGGCGTTTCTGCCGCTGATGCTGCTAAAAGGCGTTGTCGGTCAGTTTATGTTTGTGATTCCGTTTGTGGTGACAACGGGACTTGCCGTGAGTTTGATCGAGGCATTTTGGATTCTGCCAGCGCACGTCATTGCGCTAGGTGCCAATGCAACCGGTGGCGCCGACAAACGCACACACTGGCGTACGCGCTGGACAGAATCGTTACGTAAACGGTACACGCGCGCATTGGCCTTTTTTATGCGTCGGCCATTTATTCTGTTTTTAGCCACGCTCGCGTTGATTCTGTTGGCGGTGCTGTCCATTCTCGGTGGTCGCGTCACCATGAATTTTTTCCAGGCCGATCCGTTGCGCATCGCCTACGTGAATCTCGACATGCCGGCGGACAGCACGCTCGATGAGACGCTAGCGCAGGCCAACGTTGTGGAGCGTCGTGTGCGTGAGAAAATTCTGCCGGAGGAAATTCGGGCGATCACGACGTACGCGGGCACCAAATTTACCGAGACCGAACAGCTCTTTGGCGATCAGTACGGCCAAATTCAAATCTCGCTGAATCCACGCGGTGATGGTCGCACGGTGGGCGAGATTATGGATGGTCTGCGTGAATATGCGCTGGCGACTCCCGGCGATGCCGAGATCACCTTTACGCAAATATCCGGTGGACCTCCTACCCTTGGCGACATCAACGTCAAAGTGCGCAGTAACGACTATGAGGAGTTGCGTAGCGCTACCGATACTATGAAGTCGCTGGTGGCCTCCTTACCCGGCGCATCAAACGTGGCGGATGATGATGTTCCGGGTCGATTGGAGCTCACTCTCGATCTGAATGAGACTGCGATTCGTCGCGCGGGCCTTGAGCCGGGCATGATTAATCGACTCGTGCGCCTGCATGTGGACGGCGAGATAATCAGCTTCCTGCGCTACAAAGGCCAAAAAATGGAGCTGCGTGTTCGTGCCGCGCCGCGGATCGTAGGATCCATCGAGGAGGTGCTCGATGAGCCTATCGCATTACCGATGGGCGGCACGACGTCGTTACGTGAGTTGAGCGACACGTCGATTCAACGGGGGTCGGGGATTATTCGTCACTACAACTTCCGACGCTCGATCACCGTGACGGCGGATATTGACGAGACGGTAATCAATATCAAAGAAGCGAACGAGCAGCTGAAAGAGAAATGGAATGCGGCGAAGGGCCAGTTTTTGACAGCCGACGCCGACTACACCGGCGTGCTGGATGACATCGAAGAATCGCTTGACGGCATGACCGTGTTGTTCTTGTTCGGTGTTGGTTTGATGTATCTCATTCTGGCAACGCAGTTTAAAAGTTATTTTCAGCCTCTGCTTATTCTGACGACCGTCCCGATGGCGTTTACAGGGGTGGTGCTGGGTTTATCGATCACGGGCAATCCGTTGAGTTTGTTTTCGATGTATGGGGTCATTGCGCTTACGGGCATCGCAGTGAATGCAGCGATTGTGCTGATCGCCGCCGCTAATCAACGTATTGAGGCGGGGATGCGGCCGTTACACGCCACTATGTACGCCGCCCGACGTCGGGTGGTGCCCGTGCTGATGACCGCTACGACAACCATCGCCGGGCTTTTTTCCCTTGCTGTTGGGCTCGGCGGTAAGTCGCTGGTGTGGGGGCCGGTGGCCAGTAGTATTGTATCTGGCCTGATCGTCGCGACGGCGCTCACGCTGTTTGTGGTGCCGGTGCTCTATCGGTTTTTCATGCGCGGCAGCCGTCGTGGATCCGGAGGTACGGCCTCCGTTCAGGACAATCGGCACGCTTAAGGTCTCCGATTTTACCCACCCGGTCTTTCTTTCTCGGATTCCCTCATCGTCACGATGCTGACCAAACCGCCCCGTGGCGTGGGGGAGCGCATCCGTTGACCAGAATCGGCTGCTGTGCGCGTTGCAATTGAACGTGTGTCGCGTGAGTCGGCTGCCATTGTATCGGACGAAATCCGCTATTGAATCCGCGCGGTATGACCTGAAACCGTCTCCGGCCCGCTGGAACCGGTATGTGGGTCCGATTTATGTCTAATCGTGAGGGAATACTCGGCACCCTGTCGCTATGATGTTTGAGCCAGTCTGAAACCATAAAAAAAACAGTGGGGGACACAATGCAGACGCACCGATCAAAAGGCCGTACAGGCGAGTGGTTTTCGTTTCTTTTTATTGTACTGACCATCACGGTAGTCAGTACGGCATCGGCATCAACACCACCCTGCGCGCCGGCAGGTCTGGTGGTGTTGACACCGGCATCTACTGCGACACTTGTTGCAATTGAGCCGGACCTACAACCGTCGAGACTCGAGTTGCGTTTCCAGAATCCGACGTCGGAGCTTCTGGCACTTGCCGCATTTGACGATATGCTGTTGCCGCCGGGGCCGGGCTTACCCACCGGTTTTCGCGGCCAGGTCTGGAACGTTCAATCGATGGGTAACGAATTAACGATCGTGGCCGAGGGCAGCCGGCGGGCGGGCAACCCGTCGCTGTTTTTAACGCCTGTGTTGTCGTCTCAGCCCACCGATTTTTCCGGATCGCGTTCGTGCTTTACGCTGCTTGAGGACCAAGATCTTGTGGACTCGGATGCGGATGGTGCCGGCGATGGTGGTGCCTTGGAGGCCCAGTGCAAGGAAACCAATGGCAATGATTATGCGTTTTCAGTAGAGCTGGTTGAGGGCGTCGACATCAATGGCTTGCTAACGGTTGCGCCGTTTGACATCGACGGTGAAATTGAAATCGAGGCACTTGAACTGCTCAAAGCGCAAGTGATTAGCGAGGGACGCATCTCGTTCACCGGCGAAATCAGCGCGGATGCGGATGCCGTGCTGCCGGAGGGGGAGACGCTCATCGGCAGCACGGTGCTTGGCTCATACATCCTCAAGATGGGCGAACTGTCCAATATCGCCACGCTCACCGCGACCTTAACGGCGGATGTGTTTGTTGGCGCGTGTGGTTCGATCAGTGCCGGCACCCGCACCGGTGTGACGAGCACGGCGGCGGCCACGCTTGGTATCGAATATGACAATGGCGCGCCACGAATTATCGCCAGCACGGCCGAAACGGACCTGCAAGTGAGCCCACCACAACTCGATTCCGATGTCGCCGCGGACGTCACACTCTATGGCGGCGCCGTATTGCGACTGTCGTTGGATCTCGCTGCCGTTGGTGTGATTCCGGTGGCGGGTGTCATCACCGAAATGACGGCGCGCGGTTCCGCGCGTGTGCAGGTCGACCCCGTTGCCGATCCCTGGTGGCAGGTGAGCGGACGACCCGAAGTATTTGTTGATTTGTATCCGGCGTTGCTGACCGGTGATCTCTCGCGTTTTAATTTCGACGTGATTAATCCGCCAGAGCAGCTTTTGTTTTCGGCCAATAACGAGTTTCCGTTTACTCTCCCCGCAGCGAATCGTGTCAACGGGACGCGCGTTTCGGGTTCGGCGCTTCGCTGGTCACGCGCGTATCTCAGTGCCGATGATTATCAGACGGTTGATACCATTCCGACGGCGGATGGCGGAGCGCTTTCGCTGGCCAACAGCGCGCAGTTCGGTTCCATTTTGCGTGTCGATTATCTCGGTAACCGCGTATGGCAGCGTCGCGTCGAAGGGGCATTCGTGCCGCAATCGGCCTTTGAACTGTCCAATGCCGATGTGCTCATTGCCGGTACGCAGTCTGGCGAACTGTGGCTGTTGTTGCTCGATGCCGACGGCAACGAATTATGGTCACGCAATTATGCCAGTGCCGGCGGGGATATTGAGCTTGCGACCGTTACCGGCACAGACGGTGGCGACCTCATTGTCGGTGGACTGTTTTCAAACACGAGCGGCACACCGGAGCTGTCGCCATGGGCGGCGCGAATCGATGCATCCGGTCCGGTAGTCTGGGCCAATTACTTTGGACAGATGGG from Pseudomonadota bacterium encodes:
- a CDS encoding TRAP transporter small permease, yielding MHALLALIKRLDPFVARVLKPLVVVLSLAVAVLMVSGIVSRELLGQPLLGLEEVVLTSVMWLYMLGAALASRDRTHLSGDFIQVITQNESTKARMRFVATLISLLMAIVFAIWSFSLIRWGFERQQSTAALRIPLYVAQSSLFVCSVLMVFYAIRDALSDALALGDGGKA
- a CDS encoding efflux RND transporter permease subunit, whose translation is MLRNLLTHHPLVNILFLVVLIFGALSFVQMPRENDPDVNFNWIIINTVLPGSSAKDVEELVTAPLEDALSGIKDIKFVSSNSQQDSSTMLVRFNEMPRDEFLVRFADLRRDVQNKARAELPDEAEDPFITEISTSSGFPTAIVVVAGQAQDETLREIARTMEQDLERLKGVDNVSSIGLHPPELQVNLDLSAIAARGLTATAISDSLRSAYRDTSAGELSVAGAQWLVRVDEAEPDPEKLAQFQLRTPDGGQVALGQVASVERVRKKAATKVTFEGSPAVSLAVIKQKYVNTLELVDRINAYVDEKNTQYADRGIHVSLADDQTVQTRNALNVMGRNAVLGLFLVLIVCWLFLGIRIATMVTLGIAFSIAGTLWMLNVTGNTLNVMVLLGIVIVLGMLVDDAVVVVEAVYYRLQRGVPGVEAAIGALREVGKPVLSAVATTSAAFLPLMLLKGVVGQFMFVIPFVVTTGLAVSLIEAFWILPAHVIALGANATGGADKRTHWRTRWTESLRKRYTRALAFFMRRPFILFLATLALILLAVLSILGGRVTMNFFQADPLRIAYVNLDMPADSTLDETLAQANVVERRVREKILPEEIRAITTYAGTKFTETEQLFGDQYGQIQISLNPRGDGRTVGEIMDGLREYALATPGDAEITFTQISGGPPTLGDINVKVRSNDYEELRSATDTMKSLVASLPGASNVADDDVPGRLELTLDLNETAIRRAGLEPGMINRLVRLHVDGEIISFLRYKGQKMELRVRAAPRIVGSIEEVLDEPIALPMGGTTSLRELSDTSIQRGSGIIRHYNFRRSITVTADIDETVINIKEANEQLKEKWNAAKGQFLTADADYTGVLDDIEESLDGMTVLFLFGVGLMYLILATQFKSYFQPLLILTTVPMAFTGVVLGLSITGNPLSLFSMYGVIALTGIAVNAAIVLIAAANQRIEAGMRPLHATMYAARRRVVPVLMTATTTIAGLFSLAVGLGGKSLVWGPVASSIVSGLIVATALTLFVVPVLYRFFMRGSRRGSGGTASVQDNRHA
- a CDS encoding efflux RND transporter periplasmic adaptor subunit, translating into MSSICRGTGRHLDRIHRCVAALMLGLSPVSMTVAQEATTVNVATLADVQVAQRQFAPADVIAANRAIVAAEVAANIDSVAAEVGQRVKKGDVLAQLDQRDYQLALEQAEAQLASTNAQIDQANLRLKRAQKLSGNQYISADDLLARETDVVVLTANRAANNVAIRIAKNNLDKTQIRAPFDSVVVARPAQVGSYVTPAAPMFELVQLDSAEVEARVASNLVAGIESATALRFERNGEFWPVRLLRVSPVVASESGAQIVRLAFAQQAAAVGSSGRFSWQDAGGLVPTDLLVKRNGELGVFIAEGDRARFYAVAGAQEGRPAAVGLDPSTTIVTVGRFKLQDGQLLNIVGQ
- the dctP gene encoding TRAP transporter substrate-binding protein DctP, with product MNRYGLILLVWLFSYGAMAADETQRFHLVVVSGDYDSPQGTSMRLWAKLVDERSQGRLSINVFYQNELGGQQEIFDQLLKGNLHMVLAWPQTAYDQRMGVSFLPYLTIGWDDALAAYARDGWLTQVVAGVYAENGLKYFGPYPEGFGGIATKGRYTTSIDNTAGIKLRSQTIFPLPQTISAMGFDAVPIDWSEVYTSLQTGVVDGDSSNVIYWDYEYFGDLLDYFVHTKHNFSAAALVMNNEVWLNLSDADKQIFEDTADIVIRKQFADAKTEDDKWIATAQANGMAYFVPNTAEMQSWVRTVRDKVWPQAETFLGPAIMQTVRDNASVPE
- the fusA gene encoding elongation factor G, whose translation is MTDLTKYRNIGIFAHVDAGKTTTTERILKLTGKIHKIGEVHDGAATTDFMDQEQERGITIQSAATTCEWDGHRLNIIDTPGHVDFTIEVYRSLKVLDGGVGVFCGSGGVEPQSETNWRYANESEVARIIFVNKLDRMGADFYRVVDQVRDVLGAKPLVMVLPMGIEDDFVGVIDLLTRKAWTWDNSGDPTKYEVTDVPADYADKVEEYREMLVETALEQDDDLMEKYLEGEEPSVEDLQKCIRKGTIALDFFPTYCGSAFKNKGVQLVLNAVVDYLPNPMEVDPQPEVDLEGNETGGKAIVDAGGPLRALAFKIMDDRYGALTFTRIYSGTLKKGDTVLNTYTGKTERIGRIVEMHADSREERDSAQAGDIIALLGMKNTRTGHTLCDPNDPATLEPMVFPDPVISIAISPKDKAGTEKMGVALNKMIQEDPSFRVSTDEESGETILAGMGELHLDIKVDILKRTHGVEVEVGKPQVAYRETITQLVEDSYTHKKQTGGSGQFAKIDYVIEPGETNSGYEFESKVTGGNVPREYWSAIEKAFGASMEEGTLAGYPLLDVKVTLMDGAFHAVDSSAMAFELATKAAYRQTVPKASPQLLEPIMKVDVFTPDDHVGDVIGDLNRRRGMIKAQDTGVTGVRVKAEAPLSEMFGYIGHLRTLTSGRGQFSMEFSHYSACPANVAEAVIKEAQDRKAAS
- a CDS encoding MFS transporter, with protein sequence MTDRASSIPYPPARQANTALALLLLAYILSFIDRNIMAMLVMPIRESFNISDFEFSLLHGFAFTLLYIGLGLPIGRYADSHKRVGIVAAGVMFWSLMTCLCGFAKNFIGLFFARVGVGVGEAALSPPAYSLLSDYFEPGKLRWATSIYAMGITLGGGLAYMIGGHVFEYFSTATLPEMLQGFEAWQLTFIAVGLPGVALSIAIALLKEPARQQTTLTQQGSDSIPLSEIRAYLGTHWQAFTAIFAAVSLMSMIGYGHANWFPSFLQRTHNMPLTEAGTQLGLMSIFAGTPGALFGALAATWVRKRGYVDANLRVVGLAAALLILPAPLATLVPDASTAIALLWFTSFVHYTYFGISLAALMAISPNRMRAQMSALLLFMANLFGLALGGSLIAGFTNFVYRDDMLLNLSLSTVAGIVYPATAVVVFWGLRYYRRALEAVTA